A window from Halomicrobium urmianum encodes these proteins:
- a CDS encoding UvrD-helicase domain-containing protein — protein sequence MADTSPQVVRLFGGPGSGKTTALLDRVEELLTEEDVAVRDVLVVSYTRAAAAEIRERLAERLDMNPRSLKGNVCTMHAKAYELLNLSRGDVVGEDDKEGFCEEFGLEFEDEYEGSRRRSARSTTLGNKVIATSQWLQRTGRDVADWYDVPFQWDDEEVRLPPEIDDNAQTGNKYTPTWPSDDDRLDVPEAIRAWRSYKGENDLTGFADMLERVEQRSLLPSVDYLVIDEFQDITTLQYEVYDEWKPHMERILIAGDDDQVVYAWQGADPDLLLDEDVDVDEILPNSYRLPSSILNVVNREVRHIDKRQEKDLNPRKEGGEVLPMTNPSMLDLVREIRRTVEDDEGTVMLLFRARYQMFQFMDEFIGQGIPFTCLTDQRMWTDRLREYVSGIEAMDEDEPMTVLEARRLADMLMDSAFGTGERDDLFDELDDIADESEEEDLAEIEIDPDVVREHAPFAPDPRSAADMLRKVTNFQERSVEAYFRGEYRGMAADRVRLGTIHSAKGREADHVFVGTDLTEKVVEQMAATVDQKGVPIPGDGEFTKHTDPVPTLTDNERRVFYVGMSRARERLVLMENLVDGAPTLPIDVLLENEPVDVAPEELLIEAQEPLPAASSD from the coding sequence ATGGCTGACACGAGCCCACAGGTGGTCCGGCTGTTCGGTGGGCCGGGGAGCGGGAAGACCACGGCACTGCTCGACCGCGTCGAAGAGCTACTGACAGAGGAAGACGTCGCGGTCAGGGACGTGCTGGTCGTCTCCTACACGCGTGCCGCCGCCGCGGAGATTCGCGAGCGGCTGGCCGAGCGCCTCGACATGAACCCCCGATCGCTGAAGGGGAACGTCTGCACGATGCACGCGAAGGCCTACGAGCTGCTGAATCTCTCCCGGGGGGACGTCGTCGGCGAGGACGACAAGGAGGGGTTCTGCGAGGAGTTCGGCCTGGAGTTCGAGGACGAGTACGAGGGCTCCCGTCGTCGCTCCGCGCGCTCGACGACCCTGGGTAACAAGGTCATCGCGACCAGCCAGTGGCTCCAGCGGACCGGCCGCGACGTCGCCGACTGGTACGACGTCCCCTTCCAGTGGGACGACGAGGAGGTCCGCCTGCCGCCGGAGATCGACGACAACGCTCAGACGGGCAACAAGTACACGCCGACCTGGCCCAGTGACGACGACCGCCTCGACGTCCCCGAGGCCATCCGCGCCTGGCGCTCCTACAAGGGCGAGAACGACCTGACCGGGTTCGCCGACATGCTCGAGCGCGTCGAGCAGCGCTCGCTGCTCCCCAGCGTCGACTACCTCGTCATCGACGAGTTTCAGGACATCACCACGCTACAGTACGAGGTCTACGACGAGTGGAAGCCCCACATGGAGCGGATCCTCATCGCCGGCGACGACGACCAGGTCGTCTACGCCTGGCAGGGCGCCGATCCGGACCTCCTGCTGGACGAGGACGTCGACGTCGACGAGATTCTCCCCAACTCCTACCGTCTCCCCTCGTCGATTCTCAACGTCGTCAACAGGGAAGTCCGCCACATCGACAAGCGACAGGAGAAGGACCTCAACCCGCGCAAGGAGGGCGGCGAGGTCCTGCCAATGACCAACCCCTCGATGCTGGATCTGGTACGGGAGATCCGGCGCACGGTCGAGGACGACGAGGGGACCGTCATGTTGCTGTTCCGCGCCCGCTACCAGATGTTCCAGTTCATGGACGAGTTCATCGGCCAGGGGATCCCCTTCACCTGCCTGACCGACCAGCGGATGTGGACCGACCGCCTGCGAGAGTACGTCAGCGGCATCGAGGCCATGGACGAGGACGAGCCGATGACCGTCCTCGAGGCACGTCGCCTGGCCGACATGCTGATGGACTCCGCGTTCGGCACCGGCGAGCGCGACGACCTCTTCGACGAACTCGACGACATCGCCGACGAGAGCGAGGAGGAGGACCTCGCGGAGATCGAGATCGATCCCGACGTCGTCCGCGAGCACGCGCCCTTCGCCCCGGACCCGCGCTCGGCCGCCGACATGCTCCGGAAGGTCACGAACTTCCAGGAGCGCTCCGTCGAGGCGTACTTCCGCGGCGAGTACCGGGGGATGGCCGCCGACCGCGTCCGCCTGGGCACCATCCACTCCGCCAAGGGTCGGGAGGCCGACCACGTGTTCGTCGGCACCGACCTCACCGAGAAGGTCGTCGAGCAGATGGCCGCGACCGTCGACCAGAAGGGCGTGCCCATCCCCGGCGACGGCGAGTTCACCAAGCACACCGACCCCGTCCCGACGCTGACCGACAACGAGCGGCGGGTCTTCTACGTCGGCATGTCCCGCGCCCGCGAGCGCCTCGTCCTCATGGAGAACCTCGTCGACGGCGCGCCGACGCTGCCGATCGATGTCCTGCTGGAGAACGAGCCCGTCGACGTCGCGCCCGAGGAACTGCTGATCGAGGCCCAGGAGCCGCTGCCGGCCGCCTCCTCGGACTGA
- a CDS encoding DUF7521 family protein, with translation MVDGVALARGVLVLMRMAVFGLTLGITLISFQAYRKRPSERLQYAFIGFAFISMAVAVSSLVTQLSAGETTELVRTFFQLAETIPYIVGFSMLYVSLYR, from the coding sequence ATGGTGGACGGCGTCGCGCTCGCCCGGGGGGTGCTCGTGTTGATGCGGATGGCCGTGTTCGGTCTGACGCTGGGAATCACGCTCATCAGCTTCCAGGCCTACCGCAAGCGTCCCTCCGAGCGGCTTCAGTACGCCTTCATCGGCTTCGCCTTCATCAGCATGGCCGTCGCCGTCTCCAGCCTCGTCACCCAGCTCAGCGCCGGCGAGACGACGGAGCTGGTCCGGACGTTCTTCCAGCTGGCCGAGACCATCCCCTACATCGTCGGTTTCAGCATGTTATACGTCTCGCTGTATCGGTAG
- a CDS encoding ArsR/SmtB family transcription factor — MDDEQSIEEILDTIGDQHARRVLAAISREPKSAKELAEECDLSLPTVYRRIEMLDEYDLVTDRTLVAEDGNHYKVYESNFESTVISLEEDQYHVRIYREENLPDRFSQLWDELNPE, encoded by the coding sequence GTGGACGACGAGCAGAGCATCGAGGAGATTCTCGACACGATCGGGGACCAGCACGCCCGGCGAGTGCTGGCCGCGATCAGCCGCGAACCCAAGTCGGCCAAGGAACTCGCCGAGGAGTGCGACCTGTCCCTCCCCACGGTGTACCGGCGCATAGAGATGCTCGACGAGTACGACCTCGTGACCGACCGGACCCTCGTGGCCGAGGACGGCAACCACTACAAGGTCTACGAGTCGAACTTCGAGTCGACGGTCATCTCGCTGGAGGAGGACCAGTACCACGTCCGGATCTACCGCGAGGAGAACCTCCCGGATCGGTTCAGCCAGCTGTGGGACGAACTGAACCCCGAGTAG
- a CDS encoding PadR family transcriptional regulator, whose translation MSGDQLRRMTVGETVGTGTDERPTALVGNDHEAPDSGGTALTDVLSSGDDPLDGDGSVDEGLVTESLDEILIAMIASSADETHGTGLMDELDRLFDVQLSPGTVYPRLHELESEDLLEMHELVQTKQYSIDDPSSARDRVERAVRQHLAIGLFLQASLDAL comes from the coding sequence ATGTCCGGGGATCAACTCCGCCGCATGACGGTGGGCGAAACGGTGGGTACAGGCACCGACGAGCGACCGACGGCTCTCGTCGGTAACGACCACGAGGCGCCCGACAGCGGCGGGACCGCACTGACCGACGTGCTGTCCTCGGGCGACGACCCTCTCGACGGAGACGGTTCCGTCGACGAGGGGCTCGTCACGGAAAGTCTGGACGAGATCCTCATCGCGATGATCGCGTCGTCGGCCGACGAGACGCACGGTACCGGACTGATGGACGAACTGGACCGTCTGTTCGACGTCCAGTTGAGTCCGGGAACAGTCTACCCCCGGCTGCACGAGCTCGAATCCGAGGACCTCCTCGAGATGCACGAGCTCGTCCAGACGAAGCAGTACTCGATCGACGACCCGTCGAGTGCGCGCGACCGGGTCGAGCGCGCGGTGCGACAGCACCTCGCTATCGGGCTGTTCCTGCAGGCGTCGCTCGACGCACTCTAA
- a CDS encoding HVO_0416 family zinc finger protein, whose amino-acid sequence MASAPSTDDMFDEFLSQRGHDVESPGWEESYNKKQCPDCGGLHDEGATECSVCGWVPGR is encoded by the coding sequence ATGGCCTCCGCACCGAGTACCGACGACATGTTCGACGAATTTCTGTCTCAGCGCGGCCACGACGTCGAGTCGCCCGGCTGGGAGGAGAGCTACAACAAGAAGCAGTGCCCGGATTGTGGCGGACTCCACGACGAGGGCGCGACGGAGTGCTCGGTGTGCGGCTGGGTACCGGGACGATAG
- a CDS encoding DUF192 domain-containing protein, with protein sequence MVRRSTAAFAVVVGVIVVVALLLQTGLWISLLPIGEYEETTVTVVDGDGEQLGSVEARVADSTPKRLVGLSRTDDLGPDEGMLFVHDEAERHAYVMREMAFPLDIVFVAANGTITEIHHAPVPSGGGDLREYPGHGKYVLEVQRGWTNRTDTAVGDRVRSPAME encoded by the coding sequence ATGGTACGGCGGTCGACGGCGGCCTTCGCGGTCGTGGTGGGGGTAATCGTGGTCGTCGCGCTTCTCCTGCAGACGGGGCTGTGGATCAGCCTGCTTCCCATCGGCGAGTACGAAGAGACGACGGTGACCGTCGTGGACGGCGACGGCGAACAGCTGGGGTCCGTCGAGGCCCGCGTCGCGGATTCGACGCCCAAGCGGCTCGTCGGTCTCAGTCGAACGGACGATCTCGGTCCGGACGAGGGGATGCTGTTCGTCCACGACGAAGCGGAGCGTCACGCCTACGTCATGCGGGAGATGGCCTTCCCGCTGGACATCGTCTTCGTAGCGGCCAACGGTACGATCACCGAGATCCATCACGCGCCGGTTCCGTCCGGGGGCGGCGACCTCCGGGAGTACCCCGGTCACGGGAAGTACGTCCTCGAAGTCCAGCGGGGCTGGACCAACCGGACGGACACTGCAGTCGGCGACCGCGTGCGTTCGCCCGCCATGGAGTGA
- a CDS encoding ABC transporter ATP-binding protein, whose translation MDIDAGDDDAFKDVREHVDHPMRRLFAEYGSDNAGAFAVGFVSSVAARLLDLLPPVLLGIAIDAIFRGERRFALGPIPLDQYASDPESQVVLTAGIVAGAFLLGAGFHWLRNWGWNAFAQHIQHDVRTDTYDRMQRLNLSFYSEKQTGEMMSVLSNDVNRLERFLNDGMNSAFRLAVMVLGIAAILFYYNWQLALVTIVVVPAIAFFTYRFIQTIQPKYADVRSSVGQLNSRLENNLGGIQVIKTANTEDFESERVEDVSEDYFDANWDAIETRIRFFPGLRVLAGAGFVVTFLVGGLWVYAGEGPLFFTGDLTTGEFVVFILLSQRFIWPMAQFGQIINMYQRAYASAERVFGLMDTPSRIEEAPGAEPLDVVEGRVEYDDVTFGYDGGGGTAEDNVLADVSFTVEGGDTVALVGPTGAGKSTVMKLLLRMYDVDEGAVRIDGQDVREVTIPSLRESIGYVSQETFLFYGTVQENITYGAFDADDEDVVEAAKAAEAHGFIQNLPEGYDTMVGERGVKLSGGQRQRVAIARAVLKDPEVLVLDEATSDVDTETEMLIQRSLDRLTADRTTFAIAHRLSTIKGADQIVVLEDGRVVERGTHDELLAEDGLYANLWAVQAGEIDELPEEFVRRATERRSRVETDDAEADDD comes from the coding sequence GTGGACATCGACGCCGGGGACGACGACGCCTTCAAGGACGTGCGGGAGCACGTCGACCACCCGATGCGGCGGCTGTTCGCCGAGTACGGCAGCGATAACGCCGGTGCGTTCGCCGTCGGCTTCGTCAGCAGCGTCGCCGCCCGCCTGCTGGACCTGCTCCCGCCGGTGCTGCTCGGCATCGCCATCGACGCGATCTTCCGCGGCGAGCGTCGCTTCGCTCTCGGTCCGATCCCGCTCGATCAGTACGCGTCGGATCCCGAGAGCCAGGTCGTCCTGACGGCGGGGATCGTCGCCGGAGCTTTCCTGCTCGGAGCGGGCTTTCACTGGCTGCGCAACTGGGGCTGGAACGCCTTCGCCCAGCACATCCAGCACGACGTCCGGACCGACACCTACGACAGGATGCAGCGGCTGAACCTCTCCTTCTACTCGGAAAAACAGACGGGCGAGATGATGTCGGTGCTCTCGAACGACGTCAACCGCCTGGAGCGGTTCCTCAACGACGGGATGAACTCGGCGTTCCGGCTGGCCGTGATGGTGCTCGGCATCGCCGCGATCCTCTTTTACTACAACTGGCAGCTGGCCCTCGTCACGATCGTCGTCGTCCCAGCCATCGCCTTCTTCACCTACCGGTTCATCCAGACGATCCAGCCGAAGTACGCCGACGTGCGCTCCTCCGTGGGGCAACTGAACTCCCGGCTGGAGAACAACCTCGGCGGCATCCAGGTGATCAAGACGGCCAACACGGAGGACTTCGAGTCCGAGCGCGTCGAGGACGTCTCCGAGGACTACTTCGACGCCAACTGGGACGCCATCGAGACCCGGATCCGCTTCTTCCCGGGGCTGCGCGTGCTCGCGGGCGCTGGCTTCGTCGTCACGTTCCTCGTCGGCGGCCTGTGGGTCTACGCCGGCGAGGGACCGCTGTTCTTCACCGGCGACCTCACGACGGGGGAGTTCGTGGTCTTCATCCTCCTCTCGCAGCGCTTCATCTGGCCCATGGCGCAGTTCGGACAGATCATCAACATGTACCAGCGGGCCTACGCCTCCGCCGAGCGCGTGTTCGGCCTGATGGACACGCCCAGCCGCATCGAGGAGGCACCCGGCGCCGAACCGCTGGATGTCGTCGAGGGCCGCGTGGAGTACGACGACGTCACCTTCGGTTACGACGGCGGGGGCGGCACGGCCGAGGACAACGTCCTCGCGGACGTCTCCTTCACAGTCGAGGGCGGCGACACCGTCGCGCTGGTCGGCCCCACCGGAGCCGGCAAGTCCACCGTGATGAAGCTCCTCCTGCGGATGTACGACGTCGACGAGGGCGCCGTCAGGATCGACGGCCAGGACGTACGCGAGGTGACCATCCCGAGCCTGCGCGAGTCGATCGGCTACGTCAGCCAGGAGACGTTCCTCTTCTACGGGACGGTCCAGGAGAACATCACCTACGGTGCCTTCGACGCGGACGACGAGGACGTCGTCGAGGCCGCGAAGGCCGCGGAGGCCCACGGATTCATCCAGAACCTCCCGGAGGGCTACGACACGATGGTCGGCGAGCGCGGCGTGAAGCTCTCCGGCGGCCAGCGCCAGCGGGTCGCCATCGCCCGGGCGGTCCTCAAAGACCCCGAGGTCCTCGTGCTGGACGAGGCCACCAGCGACGTCGACACGGAGACGGAGATGCTGATCCAGCGCTCGCTGGACCGGCTGACCGCCGACCGCACGACCTTCGCCATCGCTCACCGCCTCTCGACGATCAAGGGCGCCGACCAGATCGTCGTCCTCGAGGACGGCCGCGTCGTCGAGCGGGGCACGCACGACGAACTCCTGGCCGAGGACGGCCTGTACGCCAACCTCTGGGCCGTCCAGGCCGGCGAGATCGACGAGCTTCCGGAGGAGTTCGTCCGGCGGGCGACCGAACGGCGGTCCCGCGTTGAGACCGACGACGCCGAAGCGGACGACGATTGA
- a CDS encoding cytochrome C oxidase subunit IV family protein, protein MSHAKLYTAIFGVLFVLATVQAGVEYAGLLESSYWLAFWVILVLSAAKALLVAGYYQHLRWEPRAVSYLAGGGLIVALALTAAAAYSIT, encoded by the coding sequence ATGAGCCACGCGAAACTGTACACGGCGATCTTCGGCGTCCTGTTCGTCCTGGCCACCGTCCAGGCCGGAGTGGAGTACGCTGGCCTGCTGGAGTCCAGCTACTGGCTGGCCTTCTGGGTCATCCTCGTCCTCTCGGCGGCCAAGGCGCTGCTGGTGGCCGGCTACTACCAGCACCTCCGCTGGGAGCCCCGGGCGGTGTCGTACCTGGCCGGCGGAGGTCTGATCGTCGCGCTCGCGCTGACCGCCGCCGCGGCCTACTCGATCACGTGA
- a CDS encoding cbb3-type cytochrome c oxidase subunit I: MSDLPPRSKVTRWLQTTNHKDIGILYLVTALFFLVFGGMLALLFRIELLSPAADFLGESGYNQAVSAHGLLMVFWFISPFAFGFANYVVPLQIGADDLAFPRLNALSYWLYLFSGILFGVSFFQGQTFSGGWTMYAPLNTPAYIPGEALGATTVVLALVMFVTSITVGSVNFLTTMYRMRAEGLRMRDLPLFSLSINLTVWMMLFAFAALLAALVILAADHVLGTNYFVYQVADGEITAGSTNPGASLLWAHLFWFFGHPEVYIVFFPALGVMAEVFQTFTGRRLVGRKWFILAMVLVALQSFVVWMHHMFLTGINLQIKTVFMATTIGISLPFDLMVFALIYTMIKGKIRYATPFLFCLGGLILFILGGITGVFLGAVVLDYQFRGTYWVVAHFHYVMVAGATALFGGLYYWYPKITGRMYNEFLGKVHFAVFFVGFNLLYFPMFLAWETPRRVFQYGGHSTTVSIPGLATVDVAYVTWHNVATVGAFMLGGSMLIMFYNLFVSYWRGEEVGDRPWEYATSAEWAVSSPPPLENFDGIPSYAGGSLSFLTDDEVAERTGRGGHAAADGGGEPASDGGLATPETAAMATGTEAGHGHGGGPSHASYWPLIVSVGGFLAFLGLSGVRTTAAPYVALAAIGGVVTFGGLVGMAREPFFAPEAAIAERWPFETVEKTKLGMWIFLSSDIVLFGAFIGSYAFIRVAYGWQAWHDLIPAAHVTMPGLINTYLLLTSSFAVVLAMVAAEKGSRRGVLASLGATFALGVGFLINKAVEWNHLFHVEWCAGHGGLRGCSAENVVNGWDLTTNIASSTFYLTTGLHGAHVAIGLLMVGYMFVRAWNGAYLGDETPIEYFGLYWHLVDIVWLFLFPLFYIL, encoded by the coding sequence GTGAGCGACCTCCCGCCCAGGTCGAAGGTCACCCGGTGGCTCCAGACGACCAACCACAAGGACATCGGGATCCTCTATCTCGTCACCGCGCTGTTCTTCCTGGTGTTCGGCGGCATGCTGGCGCTGCTGTTCCGGATCGAACTGCTGTCGCCCGCGGCGGACTTCCTCGGGGAGAGCGGCTACAACCAGGCGGTCTCGGCCCACGGCCTGCTGATGGTGTTCTGGTTCATCTCGCCGTTCGCCTTCGGTTTCGCCAACTACGTCGTCCCGCTGCAGATCGGCGCCGACGACCTGGCCTTCCCGCGACTGAACGCGCTGTCGTACTGGCTGTACCTCTTCTCGGGCATCCTGTTCGGGGTCTCCTTCTTCCAGGGCCAGACGTTCTCCGGCGGGTGGACGATGTACGCCCCGCTGAACACGCCCGCCTACATCCCGGGCGAGGCGCTGGGCGCGACGACGGTCGTCCTCGCGCTGGTCATGTTCGTCACGAGCATCACCGTCGGATCGGTGAACTTCCTGACGACGATGTACCGCATGCGCGCGGAGGGGCTCCGTATGCGGGACCTCCCGCTGTTCTCGCTGTCGATCAACCTCACCGTCTGGATGATGCTCTTCGCCTTCGCCGCCCTGCTGGCGGCGCTGGTGATCCTCGCCGCCGACCACGTCCTCGGCACTAACTACTTCGTCTACCAGGTCGCCGACGGCGAGATTACGGCGGGGTCGACCAACCCCGGCGCCTCGCTGCTGTGGGCGCACCTGTTCTGGTTCTTCGGCCACCCCGAGGTGTACATCGTGTTCTTCCCGGCGCTGGGCGTGATGGCCGAGGTGTTCCAGACGTTCACCGGGCGGCGGCTGGTCGGCCGGAAGTGGTTCATCCTAGCGATGGTGCTGGTGGCGCTGCAGAGCTTCGTCGTCTGGATGCACCACATGTTCCTCACCGGGATCAACCTCCAGATAAAGACGGTGTTCATGGCGACCACCATCGGCATCTCGCTGCCCTTCGACCTCATGGTGTTCGCGCTGATCTACACAATGATCAAGGGGAAGATCCGATACGCGACGCCGTTCCTGTTCTGCCTCGGCGGCCTGATCCTGTTCATCCTCGGCGGGATCACCGGCGTCTTCCTCGGCGCGGTCGTGCTCGACTACCAGTTCCGCGGCACCTACTGGGTCGTCGCGCACTTCCACTACGTGATGGTCGCCGGGGCCACCGCGCTGTTCGGCGGCCTCTACTACTGGTACCCCAAGATCACCGGGAGGATGTACAACGAGTTCCTGGGGAAGGTCCACTTCGCCGTCTTCTTCGTCGGCTTCAACCTGCTGTACTTCCCGATGTTCCTCGCCTGGGAGACGCCCCGCCGCGTGTTCCAGTACGGCGGCCACTCGACGACCGTCTCGATCCCCGGCCTGGCAACCGTCGACGTCGCCTACGTGACCTGGCACAACGTGGCGACGGTCGGCGCGTTCATGCTCGGCGGTTCGATGCTGATCATGTTCTATAACCTCTTCGTCAGCTACTGGCGCGGCGAGGAGGTCGGCGACCGGCCCTGGGAGTACGCCACCTCGGCGGAGTGGGCCGTCTCCTCGCCGCCGCCCCTGGAGAACTTCGACGGGATCCCCAGTTACGCCGGCGGCAGCCTGTCGTTCCTCACCGACGACGAGGTCGCCGAGCGGACCGGGCGCGGGGGGCACGCGGCCGCGGACGGCGGCGGAGAGCCCGCAAGTGACGGAGGGCTCGCCACCCCCGAGACCGCCGCGATGGCGACCGGCACCGAGGCCGGCCACGGGCACGGCGGGGGTCCCAGCCACGCCAGCTACTGGCCGCTGATCGTCTCCGTCGGCGGGTTCCTCGCGTTCCTCGGCCTGTCCGGCGTCAGAACGACGGCCGCTCCCTACGTCGCGCTGGCGGCGATCGGCGGCGTGGTCACGTTCGGCGGCCTCGTGGGGATGGCCCGCGAGCCGTTCTTCGCGCCGGAGGCGGCCATCGCCGAGCGGTGGCCCTTCGAGACGGTCGAGAAGACGAAGCTCGGCATGTGGATCTTCCTCTCCTCGGACATCGTGCTGTTCGGGGCGTTCATCGGCTCGTACGCCTTCATCCGGGTCGCCTACGGCTGGCAGGCGTGGCACGACCTGATCCCGGCCGCCCACGTCACGATGCCGGGGCTGATCAACACCTACCTGCTGCTGACCTCCAGCTTCGCCGTCGTGCTGGCGATGGTCGCGGCGGAGAAGGGCTCCCGTCGCGGCGTGCTCGCGTCGCTGGGCGCCACGTTCGCGCTCGGCGTCGGCTTCCTGATCAACAAGGCCGTCGAGTGGAACCACCTGTTCCACGTCGAGTGGTGTGCCGGCCACGGCGGCCTGCGGGGCTGCAGCGCGGAGAACGTCGTCAACGGCTGGGACCTGACGACGAACATCGCGTCGTCGACGTTCTACCTGACGACCGGCCTCCACGGCGCCCACGTCGCCATCGGCCTGCTGATGGTCGGGTACATGTTCGTCCGGGCGTGGAACGGGGCCTACCTCGGCGACGAGACGCCCATCGAGTACTTCGGGCTGTACTGGCACCTGGTCGACATCGTCTGGCTGTTCCTGTTCCCGCTGTTCTACATCCTGTAA
- the coxB gene encoding cytochrome c oxidase subunit II, with product MGAVVTNHVTAIPLHAGDVRTPEAVFERIFTVFLALGALVGVAVIAYTVYNAYAYRDGSGNGDGVDVDRPEPGELPTGGGGGRKLFLSFGISAIIVLSLIGWTYTTLLYIEQGPDDRQARENALEVDVEGFQFGWRFTYPNGQTNSTLTVPVNRMVMLNVTSTDVFHNFGAPELRVKTDAVPGQYTRTWFVARETGTYRAQCYELCGAGHSYMNADIRVVEADRFRAWYDESANGGEAA from the coding sequence ATGGGTGCAGTGGTAACGAATCACGTGACGGCGATCCCGCTGCACGCCGGCGACGTGCGGACGCCGGAGGCCGTGTTCGAGCGGATCTTCACGGTGTTCCTGGCGCTCGGGGCGCTCGTCGGCGTCGCGGTGATCGCGTACACGGTGTACAACGCCTACGCGTACCGCGACGGTTCGGGGAACGGCGACGGAGTCGACGTGGACCGCCCCGAGCCCGGCGAACTCCCGACCGGTGGCGGCGGCGGGCGGAAGTTGTTCCTCTCCTTCGGCATCAGCGCGATCATCGTCCTCTCGCTGATCGGCTGGACGTACACGACGCTGCTGTACATCGAGCAGGGACCCGACGACCGGCAGGCCCGGGAGAACGCCCTGGAGGTCGACGTCGAGGGGTTCCAGTTCGGCTGGCGGTTCACCTACCCGAACGGCCAGACGAACTCCACGCTCACCGTCCCGGTGAACCGGATGGTGATGCTGAACGTCACCTCGACGGACGTGTTCCACAACTTCGGGGCCCCCGAGTTGCGGGTGAAGACCGACGCCGTCCCCGGGCAGTACACCCGGACGTGGTTCGTCGCCCGCGAGACGGGCACCTACCGTGCCCAGTGCTACGAGCTGTGCGGTGCCGGCCACTCGTACATGAACGCCGACATCCGCGTGGTCGAGGCGGACCGGTTCCGGGCGTGGTACGACGAGAGCGCGAACGGAGGTGAGGCGGCGTGA
- a CDS encoding DUF6789 family protein — protein sequence MVGSSTRYGDAEDEEFDSVLGIVGDGIVGAAGGLVGTALMTVVLLIAESLGAFDREAFALLTRLVGLEGVVPEVLFGYVVFLGGGMFPWPLLFASLEQYLPGEWEPVRGAFFGAAIWTGFVLAFHTDQTGLSLVLYVVLTLVAHLVYGAGLGLVFDYFSSRPDSIV from the coding sequence ATGGTTGGATCATCGACACGATACGGCGACGCCGAGGACGAGGAGTTCGACAGCGTCCTCGGCATCGTCGGCGACGGCATCGTCGGCGCCGCTGGCGGGCTGGTCGGGACGGCGCTGATGACCGTCGTCCTCCTGATTGCGGAGTCGCTCGGCGCGTTCGACCGCGAGGCGTTCGCACTGCTGACCAGGCTGGTCGGCCTTGAGGGCGTCGTCCCTGAGGTGCTGTTCGGCTACGTCGTCTTCCTGGGCGGCGGGATGTTCCCCTGGCCGCTACTCTTCGCCTCGCTGGAGCAGTACCTCCCGGGAGAGTGGGAACCCGTCCGGGGCGCCTTCTTCGGGGCCGCCATCTGGACCGGCTTCGTGCTCGCCTTCCACACCGACCAGACCGGACTCTCGCTGGTCCTGTACGTGGTGCTGACGCTCGTGGCGCACCTCGTCTACGGTGCCGGCCTCGGACTCGTCTTCGACTACTTCTCTTCCCGACCGGACTCCATCGTCTAG
- a CDS encoding creatininase family protein, translated as MELREATWTDAEAADSDLAVLPVGSTEQHGPHAPLGTDVETARAVAEAGVDAYGDEAVVAPAVPVGVAEEHRRFAGTLWVSEDTFRDYVRETVASLAHHGWDRVVVVNGHGGNVGPLREVCGRITRHDDAYAVPFTWFDAVDAPDMGHGGPVETSALLHVSAAVREDRLDEAADGAAEGWGEWQSGVNLAYDTAEFSENGTVGDPRTASAERGAELLDEAAAALADLLERIENR; from the coding sequence ATGGAGCTACGCGAGGCGACCTGGACCGACGCGGAGGCCGCGGACTCCGACCTCGCGGTCCTACCGGTGGGCAGCACGGAACAGCACGGCCCGCACGCGCCGCTGGGGACGGACGTCGAGACGGCGCGGGCCGTCGCCGAGGCCGGCGTCGACGCCTACGGGGACGAGGCCGTCGTCGCGCCGGCGGTTCCCGTCGGCGTCGCCGAGGAACACCGCCGCTTCGCCGGGACGCTGTGGGTCAGCGAGGACACCTTCCGGGACTACGTCCGCGAGACGGTCGCCAGCCTCGCCCACCACGGCTGGGACCGCGTGGTCGTCGTCAACGGCCACGGCGGCAACGTCGGCCCGCTCCGGGAGGTCTGCGGCCGGATCACCCGCCACGACGACGCCTACGCCGTCCCCTTCACCTGGTTCGACGCGGTCGACGCCCCGGACATGGGCCACGGCGGCCCCGTCGAGACGAGCGCGCTACTGCACGTCAGCGCGGCCGTCCGCGAGGACCGACTGGACGAGGCCGCCGACGGCGCCGCCGAGGGCTGGGGCGAGTGGCAGTCGGGCGTCAACCTGGCCTACGACACGGCGGAGTTCAGCGAGAACGGCACCGTCGGTGACCCGCGCACCGCGAGCGCCGAGCGGGGCGCGGAACTGCTCGACGAGGCAGCCGCGGCGCTGGCCGACCTGCTCGAACGGATCGAGAACCGCTGA